The genomic region TTTTTGCAGATTCATGAGATAATTTCTCAACTAAGTAAGTGCAACCACTACAGAAATTAACAGGGAATAATGAGAATAAACTGAGAATAAAGTAATAATTAGCTGAAAGCGATCGCGCTTATAATATAATAAACTTCGCAATGAATTCAAAAATTAACAACTATTTATTGATTGGTATTTTAGCCCTGGGTTTGTTTCTACGCATTCAAGGTATTGATTTTGGTTTGCCTTTTGTTTACGATGAAGATGAATCGCGTCGCGTAGATCAAGCGTTTCAGATGTTGCTCAACCGCGATCCTAATCCTCGCTGGTTTGGTCATCCTGCTAGCACCCTTATCTATCTACTTGCTGCTAATCAATTGCTAATGTTTTGGGGAGGGGAACTATTGGGATTTTTCAGCAGTTTTAGTGACTTTCAAGATTTATACTATAATAACCCTACGCTTTTTTATTTAATGGGTCGTATTTGGTTGATTGTTTTTGGGACTGCTACCATCTGGATTACTTATCTGATAGGTAAAGAATTAGAAAATAAAAATATTGGTCTGATCGCTGCTTTTTTAGTCGCTATTAATACTCTACAAATTAAATACGCTAAAATCATACGATCAGACATACTGATGACTTTTTTTTTGTTACTAGCTTTCTTTTATTGTTTAAAAATATTAGATGATAAAAATACCAAAAACTATATACTAACCGGCGCTTTTTTGGGATTAGCTATAGTGACTAAATATCCTGCAGTTATTTTTGTTTTTACTTTAATTTTAGGGCATTTTATTAGTAATGAATGGTCAGGAAATAATTTTAAAAAACTTGGCTATAGCGCTATATCGTGTTTGTTAGCCTGTTTTTTAGCAGCGCCTTTTTTGTTTATTAATGCTGGTGTTGCCCTTCAAGATATTAGCGGTGAAGCCAGGAGTAGTAATGTAGGAGCTAACGCTGAGGGATTTATTAGTAACTTATTTTGGTATTGGCATAATCCTCTAGCTTATGCTTTAACTCATTTTGGTTTAGCTGTAATTTTAATTGGTCTAGTTTTTTGTATAATTTACAGAGATAAAAAGCAAATTCTTTTAGTAACTTTTCTCATAACTTTTTATCTATTTATCGCTTCTGGTAGTCTGAGATGGGATCGTTGGGTTATCCCTTTGCTTCCCTTTGCTTGTCTGTTAATCGCTTCTACTTTAAATAAAGTATCTCAACTTTTACCACTGAAACTCGGGTTTTTAGTAGTAGTTATTTGCCTAGGTTTAATTCTGAGACCGACAATGTACGCTAATTATGTAG from Gloeocapsa sp. PCC 73106 harbors:
- a CDS encoding glycosyltransferase family 39 protein, coding for MNSKINNYLLIGILALGLFLRIQGIDFGLPFVYDEDESRRVDQAFQMLLNRDPNPRWFGHPASTLIYLLAANQLLMFWGGELLGFFSSFSDFQDLYYNNPTLFYLMGRIWLIVFGTATIWITYLIGKELENKNIGLIAAFLVAINTLQIKYAKIIRSDILMTFFLLLAFFYCLKILDDKNTKNYILTGAFLGLAIVTKYPAVIFVFTLILGHFISNEWSGNNFKKLGYSAISCLLACFLAAPFLFINAGVALQDISGEARSSNVGANAEGFISNLFWYWHNPLAYALTHFGLAVILIGLVFCIIYRDKKQILLVTFLITFYLFIASGSLRWDRWVIPLLPFACLLIASTLNKVSQLLPLKLGFLVVVICLGLILRPTMYANYVEIQELLGDDTRTITREWILENIPPGSSILVDEGTPPLPADLFQLYEVNNQTLTLIHPEDSRHVFVGVEIKPIGKLEKIEEVEEQNIQYVILSWKYRQYLDERDRYPEIVATYEQIISSATLIHKMERNRERNITSGPKIKVYQLPGISRI